One region of Capsicum annuum cultivar UCD-10X-F1 unplaced genomic scaffold, UCD10Xv1.1 ctg4882, whole genome shotgun sequence genomic DNA includes:
- the LOC107846656 gene encoding uncharacterized protein LOC107846656, which translates to MAMLKKLAINVPSVEELEQMLGYAKFMKDLITKKRKVIHEPKDNIVHCGTISTMSLVQKKADPGAFTIPCTIGPPKFTKALCNLGASINLMPLAVYKKLVFGDPSPTNMRLVMADRFVKRPVGILHDVLVKVADFVLPAAFVVLDCKVDFEVPIILGRLLLATGRVLVDIELNELKFRFNDNEARLKIHSSMTQQHKMSFFLIVDVLYDDGKGVSTGSLGEV; encoded by the coding sequence atggCCATGCTTAAGAAATTGGCAATTAATGTGCCTTCGGTTGAGGAACTTGAGCAAATGCTAggttatgcaaagttcatgaaagaccttatAACCAAGAAACGGAAGGTTATCCATGAACCAAAGGATAATATTGTCCACTGTGGCACTATCTCTACAAtgtctttagtgcagaaaaaggcagatccgGGAGCGTTTACTATCCCGTGTACTATTGGACCCCCGAAGTTCACAAAAGCACTATGCAatctgggagccagtataaatttAATGCCACTGGCTGTGTATAAGAAATTGGTTTTTGGGGATCCTAGCCCAACAAATATGCGGTTGGTAATGGCAGATAGATTTGTTAAGCGGCCTGTGGGCATACTGCATGATGTTTTAGTAAAGGTAGCCGATTTTGTTCTGCCTGCTGCTTTTGTGGTCCTAGATTGCAAAGTGGattttgaagtgcccatcatcttgggtaggcTATTACTTGCAACAGGGAGAGTGCTAGTAGACATAGAGTTGAACGAGCTAAAGTTTAGGTTCAATGACAATGAAGCACGCTTGAAAATACATTCATCCATGACTCAGCAACATAAGATGAGTTTTTTCTTAATCGTTGACGTCTTATATGATGATGGTAAAGGAGTATCAACAGGTTctcttggtgaagtctga